In the genome of Labeo rohita strain BAU-BD-2019 unplaced genomic scaffold, IGBB_LRoh.1.0 scaffold_1048, whole genome shotgun sequence, the window AAAAGAAAACCACAGAACAAGAAAGATGAACATGGCAGCGCCACAGAGAATTTGGACTGTCGAGAAAGAGGACAAACTCGCTGAACTCTGGCAAGAACAGCGAGTGCTGTATGACATATCGAGCAGCATTTATCATGACAGGGTCGTCCGAGATGACATTTTACAGCGGGTCGCCCAAGAGCTACATTTATCAGGTGAGCTGTCACCTATTGTTTGCTACAGCTATTGCTAGCTATAGTGGTGGCCAACTAGCCCCCTCGATGTGCATAATACTACGTTAAAACATACATTACAATACTGTACAGTGCTGTAGCATTGCAGTTCCAATGTCTTTAATGCATATGCTTGTTAGCACTGCTGTAGAGGTGAAGTTTTGTCAAGTTTGCAACCAGTGTACACACGCAAGGGTGATCAGACGGTTCCTGCATGTGTAGCAAAGAGTCACGgctcatattttttatatgcagTTATGAGATAGACAGAGAGCAGTTGAATTTAACAGTACATACACAGTATATTATACACAGCCtttctctcagatttcatgGGCAAACAATCTGATCACCCTAAATATACAGAGACACACTgcatgatttaacattttaccgttttttttttttttctggtaatgtTTATACAGTAAACGATGTCCAAACAAGAATGGCCATGCTCAGGACACAGTTTGGAAAACTAATAAAGGAAAAAGCAAGTGGTAGTGGCTATAAACAGCCAACAGCAAGGCAGAAGTGGATATTACAACATTTGCAGTTTCTGAAGCCCTTTGTTATGCAGAGATCAAATCAAAGTAGTTTGGAAGTAAGTAGATTACTAGGGAGAGAGAAAAATGGGAGGGAAAAGTAAAGAGCAAGGGATAGAGATACAGTTTGTAAAGGTAACAGGAATACAGAACAGGACAAATTAAGAAGATAGTGGGAACCGTGAAGGCATTGTCctggtttacattttaattattgcatCTTTTACAGCTTGAAGACGACACCATGTGTTCAAGGAGGAGCATGCAGTGATATGGAAAATGACACTGATCCGTCACTGAGTTTAGAGCAAAGTTCATGTGACACACCTTGTGAAGAGAAACTACCTGCCTCTGGAAAGCCATCACGTAGTGTCAAGTACAAGTTTCAGAAAAATGATAACATTGAGCAACAAAAAATAGCAATACTCAATAAGGTTGCAGACAGAATTGCTAATAAAGAGGAAAAAGGGGAGTATTCCTTCGGGAAACAGATTGGGGAGGAacttataatattataatgaacTATAATGTCTCAGATTTATGATGCTCAAGAAAGTGAAATTTCTGACCATCCTATGCCAACTCATCCAGCCTTCCCTATGTCTGGCAGTTACTATAATTCCCACCCTACACACATTCCTAATCCACCATCCACAGCATCTGCTCCACCCTCACACTCCTTGATATTACAGCCAAATTACACATTAAGGCATGAAGTTGATGATACAGGATTCAATCAGCTACAAGatctgtaattttataaattttctGCCAGTAGTTTGGCTAGAGGCTGTTCAAAAACGCTGTGAGCAACACAGAATGAAACAGAATGTTTAAGTTTTGAttgttgtaattttatttactttgagtTCTGTATGTTTGAATTATTGCAATTTGTCatctttcatatatttttgtttcactACTTCAAATTTGATGTATtaacatttaacacattaatgttaCATGTTTTATAGAACATGctgctaataataaaaatgagattACAGAAAACATTGACAGTGAagtgtttttttagtttacaaACATTACACAAACTGATCTTGCCATGGTACACAGCCATCTGGGGAGACAAAGTATTCTTTAAGACAGTCACGTTGCTCTTTGGCAGCTATTGTTGGGTTTTTTCCTCCTCCCATGTTAACTGACTGCAGGGTTCTCTCTTGTCTCCATGCCCCATCGTGAAGCTGATGGTTTTCATCCTCCCAGTCCGTGTAGCCAGGTGGAAGGTTGGCATCTGATTGTTTGTTATGTAAGAAGTTGTGAAGGCACAGTGCAGCCAAAGTGACTTTCACTGCTTTGTCGGGATTAAGGCAGATGGTTGTGCGAAACACCCTGAGGCGGTTTGCAAGAATTCCAAAAGCATTTTCCACAACACGTCTTGCACGGGATAGTCTATAGTTGAAAATGCGTTGCTCAGGCTGTAGTTGTCTGTGAGGGTACGGCTTTAGCAGGTCATTTCTCAACGGGTAAGCCTCATCTCCAACGAAAGCGTATGGCATGATGATGTTGGTGTTTGGTAGAGCCTCAGCAGGAAGAATGTTTAATTTTCTGTCATCCAAGGCAGCTCGCAAGTCAGATTGTGCAAATAAACCTGCATCTGAAACTCTGCCTTGAACTCCCacatttgtgtaaataaatcTGTAATTGGCATCCACTACAGCCATCAACAGGATGGAAAAACGGGACTTGTAATTGTAGAATGTGCTGCCGCTGTTGGCTGGTGGTTGAATGAATATGTGCTTTCCATCTATTGCGCCAAGGCAATGAGGGAATTGCCACTTTATGTAAAACTGTTCAGCAATTTTGCGCCACTGTCCTTCAGAAGTTGGTGTCTGTTAACAtgacaatataaaattaaaaatgcacagCTCATTTGAAATGCTACTAGAAAATGGCGTAACCACTACGATCCCTAGAAGCACGTCCTGCTAAATGTAACATCAATGTAAATACCTAATGTAATGGTATGTGAACACTACTTAATGCATGAAGTAACAGTCAATGTTAAAAGgaacaattacaaaaataaataaatgttatgttaaagtatttttcattcttagttcatgttaagtAATATTGTTAACTACAGTTAATCTGGTCATACGTAAGTGTAGTGTTATATTATGAATAGtgttttttgtatataattGCAAACCTTCAAATAATCATCcttcataacattatgtagaACTTCACGTTTCTTCCACAATTTTGCCAATGGTTGTGCTTCCCAAGCGAAACTGAAACCCAAGTAACTTAAAAGACTCGCctacaacaaataaatgcaagttaaaaacatttctcTTTATATGAGCAAAGCATTGGTAATTCATTTAtaaagcaaatttaatttacacgATGAGAAAGaactttaattatttgattttttaaagatttaattaattaagaactttaaaattaatgtcTCTCACACCCACAACTTACCTGTGGCCAGAAACCATAATGTCATGGATAGTCTTTCTTTGGCACTGATGCTCTTCCTCATGACTGTGTTCGTTTTGGTGATACCATGGCTCAACGATGGACAGTAACTCATAGAAATCATCTACATTCACCCGTAACATCTCCCTGAAGCCCGTCATGTCATTTATCTGGACAATAAATTCATCAATTACACAAAAtgtcatttcttttattttagcatGTGTGACCCTGCTTGTGGAAACCAGGCTAAAGTTGGAAAAtcaaattttgagaaaacatgcattaaaaattcattttacttgttaattttacaataattaaaatcttTGACATAGTCTTTTACtcagtcaatattaaacatatcAATGTTATATTTTCACAGAATGTTCTTTACATTTTGTAGAATGATTAAAAAAGtcaatcacaaaaaaatgactAGCTGGGTTTTCACagacagggtcacatatagcaaAAGTCCTGAAGGCAGTTTTATGATTCTGCATTACTGTTCTTCCACAACAATACAACATGTAAGTTACAGTAAGTATACAATAATACCTAAACTATCCagcattttaacatgtataaaAACAACGTCACAAATTGCAGAAACTTGCATGACACGCTATGATTGTGTAATTTACAATATCTTCCACGACGACGGTTAAAAGAATGCACACTTACCTAAAgctgtttttgaagaaaagaaAGTCCATGTTGTTCTCTGCCCTTCAGCCAAACTCTTTGCCATTCCcttcattttcttttgtttttgttttttcgcaAGCCATTGCTGCCACAAAGAAAAGGATCTCTTCCTCGGAGTCCATGTTTTTGGCGCGGAACTTCGTGAATGTGATTGCCTCGGAAATTGGCAGGTTTTAAAATCGTGCCGTGTACCACTGCATCCGTAAACAAAGTCACTCGTGACGTGTGCGTGGCCATACGGTCTTCCGACTGTCCGAATTCGCACCGTGTACGGCCGCCCTAAGTATTTGTATGCATCTCATATTGAcagcatttactttttttaaaatagttatgtTTAACTGTGGGCAAAAGCTTaatgtatttgtacattttaaaggggtgatcagatgctaagttcactttttcatgctgtttgaacattaatgtgtgttggcagtgtatgtacaaatctaccctataatgataaaaatccatgcagcggtttttaattaatctgtaaaaataatattccctttttcaaatcgagccattctcagatgcctatCATTGTTGCATCACACccgcagaggccgctcccaccatagttgattgacatgagcgatttACCTTGAATCAGCcgtcacagtccgccctctttgtttcgatgctggagcagggatgtaagttacacaagaatatctctgattgactgattgaggtgttgtgttgctggatgtaataatgaacatagtggtcgtcatttactcccgacatctgagccactgaagatgcagtagattacgtttgtttgtgaagggaatgcacctcccgatctacatatatccgtctatgttcgtgcgaatcattcgtgatccagcttcacttacagcagaagtgagtataagggtttttttatgaatctttgcgatcgcctttccttataacgtggtagttaggaagtttagcggctacatgcggctaaagtaaacaatatcCTTccgcagagagaagagaggggcggggtgagcagagctcatttgcatttaaaggaacaaccccttagaatgagatgatttttactgagctcattttggcaaggtaaaaagggtgttgttttacaaaaccattgagaatttttaatcaaagtatattagagaccttttattaagaccctaaagaatcatatcaacttgtggaaaatgggcatctgatgacccctttaagaaactCTTAATACTAATGCAATTAATgaccaaaacaataaaacaataaattaaattataaaaattaaccaatacGAATTTGTTAATTACAGTGACAATGAATGAAGACCTCACTGTTTGTATAtagtctattaaaatattaacaggTTATGAACTATTGAATAACTACAGtttgcaaataatttgtaaatgcttttttactgtatatttttttataaaatgttaccaCTTTATTCAATAAAATGTCGTTAGTAACTTAAAtaaacgtctaggttacgtaggtaacccttgttccctgaaggagggaacggagacgttacatatgaGAACTCGAACGAGAGACCAATCATCtctgagccttattcaaaaggccaatgaacattggcgagtggtatttgcatgctgagccactcccccgtacatacgggtatataagatggcggcatgcaaccactcattcaggttttcgctgaggagccgagccgcagcccggcgtcagcgcgATGTAGGGTCGTGGCagggaacagacccatggaacaggccacgaCCCTGACGCCGCGTTACGCACAGACCCACGTGCTGACAGGCAGACGTGTCAGCAGACGGATATgaacgtaaccttcccaacacccTGAGGGCCGATAGAGGGgccccacagggatgccagttgtTACTGAAGCAGGAGTTGGGGGGGTGGAGCACATGAGATCTCTACATGTGGAATGAAAGTAATTCAATATATCTATAGCTTTTAGAGATATATGAGGGAAACAGCGGCCTTCTGGCTGaccgtggaaaaatactgagacatgttgccacaacctgctgggcgaaggagacccagcCGGAGCACAGTTAGGCACTACTCCGCAGCTAGGCCTGACTGCagggcatggaggacccaagGTTCACCGGGGGGAACAACTGAGGGATATAGCGCACGGATCCCATAGGAGtagcgcagcaagccgacaccagccggTCTCCCGTTCACCTgatgtctatgttaagacaTGGGAGGACACGGCCTCGACgcgaaggttgtagaacctAGTGAAGGTATTAGGTGTTGCACAGCCCGCAActctacagatatctgctagtgagacgccatgagccaacgcataggTTGAGGCAACACTCCTTGTGGAGTGGGCATgaacacctaaggggcatggctctccctggttttggtatgacagggagatggcatctaccacccaatgggccaacctctgtttggagacagcattccctttctgctgacctccaaagcagacaaagagctgctcggtgTGTCTGAAGTGCAGAGTGCGGTCCACGTATATACGCAGGGCGCAAACTGGACACAGCAGCGCAGaggccgggtctgcctcctccaggggcagagcttgcaggttcaccacctgatcgcagaaaggcgtggtgggaaccttgggcacatacccgggccggggtctcaggatgacGTGAGAATCGCCGGGCCCAAATTCCAGGCACGTTTCGTCGACAGAGAAGgcttgtaggtcccctaccctcttgatggaggccagcgcggtcaggagcgctgtcttaagTGACAGATGTTTTAGCTCTACTGACGCAAGTGGCTCAAATGGGGCCTCCCGTAGACCTTGGTGGGCGATGGAGTGATCCCAAGAGGGTACGAGGTGCAGTCTGGGGGATTAACCCTTCTCGCACCTCTAAGGAACCTCACGATCAGTTGGTGCTTACCAAGGGATGCtccatccactgcatcgtgAT includes:
- the LOC127157347 gene encoding uncharacterized protein LOC127157347 — protein: MKDDYLKTPTSEGQWRKIAEQFYIKWQFPHCLGAIDGKHIFIQPPANSGSTFYNYKSRFSILLMAVVDANYRFIYTNVGVQGRVSDAGLFAQSDLRAALDDRKLNILPAEALPNTNIIMPYAFVGDEAYPLRNDLLKPYPHRQLQPEQRIFNYRLSRARRVVENAFGILANRLRVFRTTICLNPDKAVKVTLAALCLHNFLHNKQSDANLPPGYTDWEDENHQLHDGAWRQERTLQSVNMGGGKNPTIAAKEQRDCLKEYFVSPDGCVPWQDQFV